The Triticum aestivum cultivar Chinese Spring chromosome 3A, IWGSC CS RefSeq v2.1, whole genome shotgun sequence genome includes a region encoding these proteins:
- the LOC123059966 gene encoding Bowman-Birk type trypsin inhibitor — translation MKRTIAAVLLVLSLGALVAAIADDHVDTIRLPSNGLADEVATAATEKKRPWKCCDSPLCSRSIPPRCRCMDAVEQCDEACTRCEASQSDPSKRMCNDRYHGWPGPNCTEPDADDIPSGPGVSGPPVVGQEATAVMATETSVSEESAAVGEEKPRPWKCCDHPLCTRSSPPTCFCHDKVKKCAKTCKKCLKDESGSSLRVCGDRYFGWAGPRCHEI, via the exons ATGAAGAGAACCATTGCTGCCGTCCTGCTAGTGCTTTCCCTCGGGGCCCTCGTCGCTGCCATCGCCGACGACCATGTAGACACCATTCGTCTTCCGAGCAACG GTCTTGCTGATGAAGTAGCGACGGCGGCTACGGAGAAGAAGAGGCCGTGGAAGTGCTGCGACAGCCCGTTGTGCAGCAGGTCCATCCCGCCGCGGTGCCGCTGCATGGACGCGGTGGAGCAGTGCGACGAGGCCTGCACCCGGTGCGAGGCGTCCCAGTCCGACCCTTCCAAGCGGATGTGCAACGACCGGTACCATGGCTGGCCCGGGCCAAACTGCACCGAGCCCGACGCCGACGACATCCCAAGTG GTCCAGGAGTTTCTGGTCCGCCGGTCGTTGGTCAGGAAGCGACGGCGGTGATGGCAACGGAGACGTCTGTTAGCGAGGAGAGCGCCGCCGTCGGCGAGGAGAAGCCGAGGCCATGGAAATGCTGTGACCACCCCCTGTGCACGAGGTCTTCCCCGCCTACCTGCTTCTGCCACGACAAGGTGAAGAAGTGCGCCAAGACCTGCAAGAAGTGCCTCAAGGACGAGTCGGGCTCTTCCCTCCGCGTGTGCGGCGACCGGTACTTCGGCTGGGCCGGGCCCAGGTGCCACGAGATCTAG